A genomic region of Dickeya solani IPO 2222 contains the following coding sequences:
- a CDS encoding bifunctional 5-dehydro-2-deoxygluconokinase/5-dehydro-2-deoxyphosphogluconate aldolase, whose amino-acid sequence MSTQKQFDVICMGRVAVDLYGQQIGSRLEDMGSFAKYLGGSSGNVAYGTARQGLRSSMLARVGDEHMGRFLREELQQVGCDTRHLITDPTRLTALVLLGIKDRETFPLIFYRDNCADMAIAPEDVSEDYIASSRCLAITGTHLSHPNTRDAVLTALRYARRHGVKTVLDIDYRPVLWGLTSPGDGETRFIESAAVTAQLQQVVNLFDLIVGTEEEFHIAGGSTDTLQALRQVRAHTAAELVCKRGPLGCSVFTGDIPASLDEGITVKGVRVEVLNVLGAGDAFMSGLLRGYLSGEGWEKACAYANACGALVVSRHGCAPAMPSRIELDNYLARAHAVPRPDLDPELNHLHRVTTRRQRWEELCVIAFDHRIQLEEMALACGAERSRIPALKQLILKASQQAAQQAGLLGDAGSPGKAGLAAGRAGLASGRAGLTPGKAGLLCDGTFGQDALNAITGQGWWIGRPIELPGSRPLALEHGNIGSQLVSWPLEHIVKCLVFFHPEDDSPLRLAQERQVTEVYRACCQSGHELLLEVILPADMPRSDDLYLRAIQRFYNLGIRPDWWKLPPLSADGWQRLEHLLAERDPYCRGVVILGLDAPIETLRQGFNAAAGQSVVKGFAVGRTLFAQPAQQWLRGDINDEQLIADVKNNYLQLIALWRQRG is encoded by the coding sequence ATGAGTACGCAAAAGCAGTTTGACGTGATTTGCATGGGGCGGGTGGCGGTGGACCTGTACGGTCAACAGATCGGGTCGCGCCTGGAAGACATGGGCAGCTTCGCCAAATACCTGGGCGGTTCTTCCGGCAACGTGGCCTACGGCACCGCCCGGCAGGGACTGCGCTCCTCCATGCTGGCGCGGGTGGGCGACGAGCACATGGGGCGCTTTCTGCGTGAAGAGTTGCAGCAGGTCGGTTGCGACACCCGTCACCTGATTACCGATCCGACGCGGCTGACCGCGCTGGTGCTGCTCGGCATCAAGGATCGGGAAACCTTCCCGCTGATCTTCTACCGCGACAACTGCGCCGACATGGCGATCGCGCCGGAAGACGTCAGCGAGGATTACATCGCCTCGTCGCGCTGTCTGGCGATCACCGGCACCCATCTGTCACACCCTAATACCCGCGACGCGGTGCTGACCGCGCTGCGCTACGCCCGCCGGCACGGCGTGAAAACGGTACTGGATATCGACTACCGGCCGGTGCTGTGGGGGCTGACCTCGCCGGGCGACGGCGAAACCCGTTTCATCGAGTCCGCGGCGGTGACGGCGCAACTGCAACAGGTGGTGAACCTGTTCGATCTGATCGTCGGCACCGAAGAAGAATTTCATATCGCCGGCGGCAGCACCGACACCCTACAGGCGCTGCGTCAGGTGCGGGCGCATACCGCGGCGGAACTGGTGTGCAAGCGCGGCCCGCTGGGTTGTTCGGTGTTCACCGGCGACATTCCGGCGTCGCTGGATGAGGGCATTACCGTCAAAGGCGTGCGCGTCGAGGTGCTCAACGTGCTGGGGGCGGGCGATGCCTTCATGTCCGGCCTGCTGCGCGGTTATTTGAGCGGCGAGGGTTGGGAAAAAGCCTGTGCCTACGCCAACGCCTGCGGCGCGCTGGTGGTGTCTCGCCACGGCTGTGCGCCGGCGATGCCGAGCCGCATCGAACTGGATAACTATCTGGCGCGCGCCCATGCGGTGCCGCGTCCGGATCTGGACCCGGAGCTGAACCATTTACATCGCGTCACCACCCGCCGTCAGCGCTGGGAAGAGCTGTGCGTGATTGCCTTTGATCACCGCATTCAACTGGAGGAAATGGCGTTGGCCTGCGGCGCTGAACGCAGCCGGATCCCGGCGCTCAAGCAGTTGATCCTTAAGGCCAGCCAGCAGGCGGCGCAGCAGGCCGGGCTGCTGGGTGATGCCGGGTCGCCCGGAAAAGCCGGATTAGCGGCCGGCAGAGCTGGATTAGCGTCCGGCAGAGCCGGATTAACGCCCGGCAAAGCCGGATTATTGTGCGACGGCACTTTCGGGCAGGACGCGCTTAACGCCATTACCGGGCAGGGTTGGTGGATCGGCCGTCCGATCGAATTGCCTGGCTCGCGCCCGCTGGCGCTGGAGCACGGCAACATCGGTTCGCAACTGGTGAGCTGGCCGCTGGAGCACATCGTGAAGTGTCTGGTGTTCTTCCATCCGGAAGATGACAGCCCGTTGCGGCTGGCGCAGGAACGGCAGGTGACCGAGGTCTATCGCGCCTGTTGTCAGTCCGGCCATGAGCTGCTGCTGGAGGTGATCCTGCCCGCCGATATGCCGCGCAGCGACGATCTGTATCTGCGGGCGATCCAGCGTTTCTACAATCTTGGCATTCGGCCCGACTGGTGGAAACTGCCGCCGCTGTCCGCCGACGGCTGGCAACGGCTGGAACACCTGCTGGCCGAGCGCGATCCCTATTGCCGCGGTGTGGTGATCCTCGGGCTGGATGCGCCGATCGAGACATTACGTCAGGGGTTCAACGCCGCCGCCGGTCAATCGGTGGTGAAAGGGTTTGCGGTGGGGCGCACGCTGTTTGCGCAGCCGGCACAGCAGTGGCTGCGCGGCGACATCAACGACGAACAGTTGATCGCCGACGTCAAAAATAACTACCTGCAGCTGATCGCCTTGTGGCGTCAACGCGGCTAA
- the iolE gene encoding myo-inosose-2 dehydratase: MTVQLGINPLTWTNDDLPSLGAETSLETCLSEGRQAGFAGFELGNKFPRQSGVLGPILKKHGLSLVSGWYSGQLLTCSVKDEIAAVQDHLNLLRELGSTVLVFAEVTGAVHGEQRTPVHLRPRFPAARWQEYGDKLSEFARYTEQQGVQIAYHHHMGTVIETADDVDQLMTHTGPEVGLLLDTGHLTFAGADPLAVAQRWVQRINHVHCKDIRPEVLKEVKNRKTSFLDAVLNGVFTVPGDGCVDYPSLFRLLKAHDYRGWLVVEAEQDPAVAHPLTYATLGFNNLQRFARDAGLI; this comes from the coding sequence ATGACTGTTCAACTGGGTATCAATCCGCTGACCTGGACCAATGACGACCTGCCCTCGCTGGGCGCGGAAACCTCGCTGGAAACCTGCCTGAGCGAAGGGCGTCAGGCCGGTTTCGCCGGGTTCGAACTGGGCAACAAGTTCCCGCGCCAGTCCGGCGTGCTGGGGCCGATTCTGAAGAAACACGGGCTGAGTCTGGTTTCCGGCTGGTATTCCGGCCAGTTGCTGACCTGTTCGGTGAAAGACGAGATCGCCGCGGTGCAGGATCACCTCAACCTGCTGCGTGAGCTGGGCTCCACCGTGCTGGTGTTCGCCGAAGTCACCGGCGCGGTGCATGGCGAGCAGCGCACGCCGGTGCATCTGCGCCCGCGTTTTCCGGCGGCGCGCTGGCAGGAATACGGCGACAAGCTCAGCGAATTCGCCCGCTATACCGAGCAGCAGGGCGTGCAAATCGCCTATCACCACCATATGGGCACCGTGATTGAAACCGCCGACGACGTAGACCAACTGATGACCCACACCGGGCCGGAAGTGGGCCTGTTGTTGGATACCGGCCATCTCACCTTTGCCGGCGCCGACCCGCTGGCGGTGGCGCAGCGCTGGGTGCAACGCATCAACCATGTGCACTGCAAAGACATTCGGCCCGAGGTGCTGAAAGAGGTGAAGAACCGCAAGACCAGCTTCCTTGATGCGGTGCTGAACGGCGTGTTCACCGTGCCGGGCGACGGCTGCGTCGATTACCCGTCGCTGTTCCGGTTGCTGAAAGCCCATGATTATCGGGGCTGGCTGGTGGTGGAAGCCGAACAGGACCCGGCGGTGGCGCATCCGCTGACTTACGCCACTTTGGGATTTAATAATCTGCAGCGGTTTGCCCGCGATGCGGGTCTGATCTAA
- the iolB gene encoding 5-deoxy-glucuronate isomerase: MSELLSRYHAPDKQGRIQQITPARVGWRHVGFEVYQLSTGATLALPAVAEERCLVLVGGRATVATPQARFEHIGDRMNPFERKKPWAVYVSPGETVTITADTPLELAVCAAPGWSNHPTRLIAPPDIGAEARGAGCNRRFVHNILPEDKVADSLLVVEVYTDEGCTSSYPSHKHDVDNPPQETYLEETYYHRLNPPQGFCLQRVYTEDRALDECMAVYDRDVVMVPRGYHPVATLAGYDGYYLNVMAGPVRQWRFSWEQDHQWVNSAEYAARHSG, translated from the coding sequence ATGTCTGAATTACTGTCCCGTTATCATGCGCCGGATAAGCAGGGCCGCATCCAGCAGATTACCCCGGCTCGCGTGGGCTGGCGTCATGTCGGGTTTGAGGTTTACCAGTTGTCGACCGGCGCGACGCTGGCGCTGCCGGCGGTGGCCGAGGAGCGCTGTCTGGTGTTGGTGGGCGGCCGGGCGACGGTGGCGACGCCGCAGGCGCGGTTTGAGCATATCGGCGATCGCATGAATCCGTTCGAGCGCAAGAAGCCTTGGGCGGTGTACGTTTCGCCGGGGGAAACGGTGACCATCACCGCCGATACGCCGCTGGAGCTGGCGGTTTGCGCTGCGCCGGGATGGAGCAACCATCCCACCCGGTTGATCGCCCCACCGGATATCGGCGCGGAAGCGCGCGGTGCCGGGTGCAACCGCCGTTTCGTGCACAACATCCTGCCGGAGGACAAGGTGGCGGACAGCCTGCTGGTGGTGGAGGTCTACACCGACGAAGGCTGCACCAGTTCTTACCCCAGTCACAAGCACGACGTGGACAACCCGCCGCAGGAAACGTATCTGGAAGAAACCTACTATCACCGGCTCAACCCGCCGCAAGGGTTCTGCCTGCAACGGGTTTACACCGAGGATCGCGCGCTGGACGAGTGCATGGCGGTGTATGACCGGGACGTGGTGATGGTGCCGCGCGGTTATCATCCGGTGGCGACGCTGGCGGGGTACGACGGCTACTACCTCAACGTGATGGCCGGGCCGGTGCGTCAGTGGCGTTTTAGCTGGGAGCAGGACCACCAGTGGGTGAACAGCGCGGAATACGCCGCACGGCATAGTGGATAG
- the mltB gene encoding lytic murein transglycosylase B codes for MRRLVAVFPLLLALSACSNKSAEPAGAEIIGTPAANAPSGGFLLSPAHAGGLLTSGDFANSPEVDRFVDKMARQYGFERQQLHDVLAQAQRLDWVIRLMDKQAPSPSTATPSNIPNGAWLRYRKQFITPDNVQNGVAFWNQYQDALDRAQQVYGVPPEIIVGIIGVETRWGRVMGKTRILDALATLAFAYPRRAEYFQSELEYFLLMAREDGFDPLSLRGSFAGAMGYGQFMPSAFKKYAVDFNGDGIPNLWDPVDAIGSVANYFKSNGWQPNGQVAVTANGQAFALETGFKTRYSLSTLAAAGLRPTASLGGVQEASLLRLDMGSYYQYWYGLPNFYAITRYNNSVHYAMAVWQLGEEVRKARMGY; via the coding sequence ATGCGTCGCCTGGTTGCTGTTTTTCCGCTGTTGCTGGCGCTGTCCGCCTGCAGCAATAAATCCGCTGAGCCCGCTGGGGCTGAAATTATCGGTACGCCCGCCGCCAACGCTCCATCCGGCGGCTTTCTGTTATCCCCTGCCCACGCCGGCGGTCTGCTGACCAGCGGCGATTTCGCCAACAGCCCGGAAGTGGACCGTTTCGTCGACAAAATGGCGCGGCAGTATGGCTTCGAACGCCAGCAACTGCACGATGTGCTGGCACAGGCGCAGCGGCTGGACTGGGTGATCCGGCTGATGGACAAACAGGCGCCGTCGCCGTCAACGGCAACCCCCTCCAACATTCCCAATGGTGCCTGGTTGCGCTATCGCAAACAGTTCATCACCCCGGATAACGTGCAGAACGGCGTGGCGTTCTGGAACCAGTATCAGGACGCGTTGGATCGCGCCCAGCAGGTCTACGGCGTACCGCCGGAGATCATCGTCGGTATTATCGGGGTGGAAACCCGTTGGGGCCGGGTGATGGGCAAAACCCGTATTCTGGATGCGCTGGCGACGCTGGCCTTCGCCTACCCACGCCGCGCCGAGTACTTCCAAAGCGAGCTGGAGTATTTTCTGCTGATGGCGCGGGAAGACGGCTTTGACCCGCTGTCGCTGCGCGGCTCCTTTGCCGGCGCGATGGGCTACGGCCAGTTCATGCCGTCCGCATTCAAGAAATACGCGGTGGATTTCAACGGCGACGGCATTCCCAACCTGTGGGACCCGGTAGACGCCATCGGCAGCGTCGCCAACTACTTCAAATCAAACGGCTGGCAGCCTAACGGACAGGTGGCGGTGACCGCCAACGGCCAGGCCTTCGCGCTGGAAACCGGCTTCAAGACCCGCTATTCGCTGTCGACGCTGGCGGCCGCCGGGCTACGCCCGACCGCCTCATTAGGCGGTGTGCAGGAAGCCAGCCTGCTGCGCCTCGACATGGGTAGCTACTACCAGTACTGGTACGGCCTGCCGAATTTCTACGCGATTACCCGCTACAACAACAGCGTGCATTACGCGATGGCGGTGTGGCAGTTGGGGGAAGAAGTCAGAAAAGCGAGAATGGGGTATTAA